Sequence from the Crassostrea angulata isolate pt1a10 chromosome 9, ASM2561291v2, whole genome shotgun sequence genome:
TAGAAATTTTAACCAAGGTTTTAGAAATCGGTTGTGTTTTAAGGTGGCTACAACGCTAGttcatcaatttttaatttttaaaaattaggcTTATCATATTTCAAACTTGAATGCTATatagattattttttcttttctaaatgaTAGTTTGTACAATGTAGCTCtacaaatcatatttaaaaattctaaagagAAATAATGGCTAATTTGTTAATCCACTATCCtcataatttacttttttaaaccGAAGCcagtggaaaaaaaaattggatataatatttcaaaatgaaggAAAAAATTATACTTCTCGTAGCATGTATTGCTACAATGTATTTACAACTAtgattgatatttaaaataaaatcattattctACTACaattattgccgagatcaaagagatgccgcggacattattctgcaatataccacgaacgtcatcagtaaattatcagatcagaaatacctatttgtctcacactgatcatgaaagtacaacttcaaaccgtaaaaagttttaaaaccatgtcaatttcacgtgttagtttaaggcaaaacgatgtgtattgcctcaaatgtttatttttaagagatcaatgcggctgttcctaggacctccctagcacatttcCACTGCGTGCTTTTACGtttcttgttatcgtgaatgttgcagaataacctcctcgaaattttgtttgaaatataaaagcctcggctaacgcctcggcttttatatttcaaaacaacatttctcgaactcggaggttattctgcaacattcacgacaactcgtactttatttcttaaaaaaaaaaaaactttttcataaatatagaattatacatCCTAACAGATATATTTTctcatgaattttaattttcacagGTTGTACAATAACATTTGTAAATCATGGAAAAGAGACACAGTCACTCCTTTCCTATTGGACCGGTTCTCTCTCTCTGGCTAATTGCCAAAACTCTTGTAAAGTGGACATATTATGCAGCGGGATTGGATTTGATACGTCCTCATCAGCATGCTCAAAAAGTGGGAGATCTCAAGGCAAAAACGCCAGGGGATGTATTACCTGTTTTTTCTACCACAAGCAATGTGGaacaggtatatatatatatatatatatatatatatatatatatatatatatatatatatatatatatatatatatatatatatatatatatatatatatatatatatatacgagataagaatttttttttctttgttccgACTTTTAACTATAGTGTAATATACATATAGCGTCTTCCTGTCGGaaatcttataaatttatgtcAAGTAGgaacaatcattaaaaaaaatgaatctatATCTTTTGTACGATATGTATTTGTATGGTTTCAGATTGCACTCTGAAATACACCGACGATTCTGTCGATGTAACTACCGATCCTTTCTACACAAATCTGACCGTATCCAGCTTTGATCATTGTTTGGATTCTTGCACCTCTGACTATAAGTGCCTGGGTGTTGGCTATGATTCTGGACAGTGTCTTTTATCGGAAAAAAATATCCGAGTGACTAGTACTGTGCCATGTAACACGTGCAGATTCTCCGGTAAATTCTGTAATAGCAGCGGATCTATTGTAGTCAATCGGACAACAATGCCTCCAACGATATCAAATGATGTCACAAGCCAAAAAATCAATGCGTCGCCAAATGATGTCAGGTCCAAAATTAGCTTAAAGACAACAAACGACGTTAAAACCAAAAATAACAATACGACATTAAATGATGATACTACCCAAGATATCAAAATGTCCTTAAAAGATATTACAACCCAAGATAGCAATACGTCAGAAAATAGTGTCCAGGCCCATAAAAGCAACGCGTCATCAAATTATGTCACAATCCAAATTTTCAATATGTCATCAAATGATGCGATGACCGTAAATAACAATGCGTCTCATACTAGTTTCACAACCCAAGAAAGCAAGTCGTCCCCAAATGATTTCTCATTCCAAACTgacaatattatatcaaatgatGTCACAACCTTACATAGCAATACGTCACTTATCAATTTCACAACCCAAGATATTGATGCCGCAAACCAAACTAGCATTTCACTAAACGGTGTCACAACCTCATATAACAATACATCACTTACTAATTTTACAACCAAAAATAGCAACTCTTTGCCTTATGATGTCACAACCTCAAATAGCAATACGTTGTCATACGATGTCTCAATCCAACATAACAGTACGTTGCCAAATGATGTCAGAACCATAAATAGCAATACGTCAATAAATGATGTCACAGCCCAATATAGCATAACGTCGCTAAAAGATTTTACAACCCTAAAAAGCAACATATCACCGATTAATGTCCAAACTCAGAATAGCAATTCGTTAGAAATTGAGGTTACAACCCGAAATGGTAATACGTCATTAAACGATTACATCACTTTAAAGAGAAATACATCAGCAAATGACGGCACAACACAATATAGCAAAATGTCTTCTAAGGATGTTAGTACACAAGATAGCAATACGTCACTAAATAATGTCGAAACCAAGAGTACCATAGTGTCTCTAAATGATGTCACAACTCAAAATGACAATACGTCACCAAATTATGTTACAACTTCAAGTAGCATTACGTCACCGAATGGTATAACAACCCGATACAGCAATTCGTCACTGAAAAATGCTATAACTCAAAATAGGAATACTTCACCAAGTGATGTCACAACCACAGATTGGAAAACTTCCTCGAAATATGTCACAACCGTTTTTGGCTACACTTCGTCAAAAGAAGTCCCGACCAATGATAGCAACACGTCACCGATAGATTTTACGACTCAAGAGCGCAAATTGGCATCTAATACTGGCTCAACTAAAGATATCAATACTTCACAAATTCATAATACAATTCAAGGTACTGAAAATTCATCAAACGATTTAACAACTCTTAATACTTACCCATCGCTAACTGACGTTACAGTTCAAAATGGACACACCTCAACCATGCATATGGTTCAAACAACTCAGGACAAGTCCCCGCACGCATCTACGACTCCCTATGTTGACACGTCGCCGAATGTACGTGTTCATAACTTAACAACTTTCCAACTATCATCCACAACAGCCATTAACGTCAGAGAAAGTGTGACGACCTCGAATGAACCTGTGAGTTCAGTTTCATACTATGTGCATTCCACCTTAAAGTCTGTTGTAGAAAACTACTCTACTGTGTGCACCTGTTATTGTTACGCAGACGCTAACAAATCAACTCTGGTGGACTGGACTACAAATATGAGGCGGAATCTGTCGATCTCAAAAGGTGCATTGTCGTCGCAAACACGAAAACTTAAGTCCGCCTCAGATCCACGTTTTTCCTCTTACGTAATCGGGATGTCAGGGGTATTGATTTTAGTTAGTTTAGGAGTTTCCTTTCTTTTATTGGATATCTCCAAGATTCTTGTAGATATTTTCAACCGGTGCCAACCTAAGAGCTCTCGTTCTAAAGCATCATTGGTCTAAGAATACTGAAGAGGTTGACAAAATACCTGATGACATCCGATCTACCTTAAAGTTTCAGATATGATTGATTTATCTTTATACTATTGTGATAGTTTgacttagttttatttttagcattatttagttattcattcattcatttgcTTTTTCAATCTTTCACTCTTTGCGCTGCACTAACACTTATAAGTGTGTGTAAACTTAAACACTCCTATCCTAAATAATGGTGTAGCCTGTTAAGGTTATTTATTTCAGTGGTTTCTATTATTTCATCTGACGATaggtatttttgtatttacggTTTGTGATtgttattcttttaaaacattaattcctcaaataaatacaattctaaactttttaagtcaaagattaaaataaataaataaagttaataGATAAGTCTGAGTGTGAAGGGTGAATGTTTTGAATACAGTACAATGTAAATATCGCTGAGCAGTATATGTCTTATATATTGAATTGTGTAGACAAAATCTTAGATATTGTATAAATTGCAAATAGGTCAAGTTGTCATAATGAGCTCGATCCGCTGATTGATACGTGTACGCAGTGTCGTGCACTCAGTTAACTATCTGTTGAAATTCGTAATTGTAAATAGTTTTATTATATCTATACTGTGGAATCgtttaatttcgtgggggccaattttcgtggattgtagGATTTTTGCTTATTAGTGGGGAAgtaatttcgtggatgtgtcggttttcaatttcaaaaagaaaactaactctttcaaaatttgttttcatcgaggatgtaaatttgtggtgGAAGGCTTTCCACGgataccacaaaaattgagccaccacgatttctaatgattccacagtatattaaAGTAATGATTCTAATAATTGgaaatgatattaaacataaaattcatatttatcgTGTATTGCGATCAAATGTAAAAAGATATAATTGATCAATACAATGTAAGTAAATGTTATACAAGTTTGTGATGTCTTTAATGtttgtattattatactttcatgttaaatactgaaatctgattggtaaagacgcagttgataatccgttctattacccttagcgtaaacaacacacttggcaacgggtaacacaacaaatcgTTACATGCACGTAAACTATGCGCATACGGTTCGCCATAGAATTCATTTCATTCAGATTTAaaagcagttaagttttctttaaaattaagacattcagtataataaaataaatagtgcctgtttagaagggtaagagttgaaattgacatccctcaaaaaccattgtcaacctccgcttcgcgtcggttgacaatggttttctctggGTGTCAATTTGAGTTCTTACCcccctaaacaggcactatttatatattgttatagtGGTGTGCTTATATGTTTTATGCATTGTTTTAGGGTGAAACGATTAACACGACGTAACAATcagaatatatataattaagatTCCTAAAATCGAATCGTCTTGATGTTTCATTTATTCGCCCAAGAACGGTTACACTATTATCTAGtaaggaaaaaatatacatgtatatgttaaagcTTTAGAAAACTAATATCTTCCATTATTTTACGGAGAATTTCTCTCAATGAGATCAATCTAATGAAATCTTATCTTGACaaagatgagagagagagagagagagagagagagagagagagagagagagagagagagagagagagagagataaagcATAGTCTTTTACAATAATGTATCCTTAATTCAATTTAGTGAATACAAAGCCCCATTTGTGCTgtgaaaattgaattaatatttgaataacTAAGAAagatctatactactatattaaaataatagacacgaatttttgggctttaataccgataaatcggaggagtactgtcttttgttttctattttttaaacaccATTGGCACTTGAAGATtactaatttgtttttatatttttcttaatcaagtGCGATTATGAATAAGCAACGAAAGTTCCTTTGataatccggaaatcatctggattatTTTGGATTTTACCATCTtgtgcatgcgcattacattcacactaaatcacgggaggatctttagtttatgttttcacaatacatgtataacatttgcatggatacactcagaaacaataatacaaatacgtgtaaatattcattgaaaatttcataaaaaatatatatatataaatatatatatacgtgagataactctaactcagtgtatttaatatgaaaaaatcccgAGGTCAACATGGTTTGTAAatttgaagcgagtaaaaacgttggtgaaaaagtgttgagtTCTTCATTAAAATGAGTTTaattttaagtgtaattttcaatgcagtTTCATttactttctccaaaatcgttccggagcgattctgcaattttttgctacattacgggtatatgagaggcaattttaactgtggtgagggccagtcccgagacacagattaCTCTAACTATGCAGAGTGTagcaaaattaatagcattattgtagctTAAAGCTtgattatgtaaatgtcaacaatacggtgtgtcgatgtatctttTTAGTGAATGTCGGAAATCATATGCAatatgtcaacccgtgcacgcacaggtcaaagtctagtatcttaaaaacaaaatgacattcAATTGTTGCTTTCGGCCATGCATGgtgtttaaatgatgttttttgcTATCGGAAAAAGGCTAAGTCACTTAATACCGGTGTTCCaaattttctatttctttttaaagaaaagcgagattttgttcatttttttccaagattgcaaagaatttttttttgttgaaaattgcaTGTTATCTAtcaatttacatcaaaatataaGCATTTAGTGctaatattaatattcatactGATGTTCTTTCGtatgaaatgtacatgtatgtgtatcgTCGCTGTaaagtcagggatatgaaacatactattacttattaggttagttactgactcactacggaaatatattgggttgatcaatctcatagatggcgaggcgaagcaaTTTATTTCCATAGTGAGTCATGATCAGTAACtcacctaataagtgttttgttttcccgaggactatcaagcgacatatttattcacaaatagcgatgatctacgcaaagccatgtacaagatgcctaacacCTCGTCCAATTTAAGTCATTTAAAcgcttcaaaattttcaatctcacctttcaaatactctttaaaaatcttggcTTCACCTATGttcacttacaatgttttgttgctattcaattttaaaagttttctccctttccactgcagagatttgagcaaatttcgacgctgccattttgttctgctccagacaaaacaatgtgaagtcaatattctaagggcaactgctctaattttaaagattttcaaaggacaactactccaaatactttaagaacttacagcatgcggtttatgtattaaatactatgaaatgtcgaaatgagtcaGGGAAGTGTCGGCCAATGACGGTCATATTGCCTcatattatttctcaccgaacaaatatagagatatatgaggcattCACGTGCTATgtctaaaccaatgaaagtgtgacatttaaGTCCAAGGGTTAACAGATGTACATTGAATAGCCATATTGCTATTTAGTTTGCTTTCGTATATTGCGTTCACATAATCACATCACAAGTATTTCATTCATACAGGTATATTTAGTTTTAGATTGTTTGAATAAAGGCACTTTTCTTGAAAATGTTACGAAGAATCACATTTCACCATGAAATCCCATTAGAAGTATTGTTAGTAGTATAATCTTacaatgttgaaatattttaaagaccCTTTGAATTCTTCAGTTTCATGTgattaaatacattaaataatttaacaGTTGATTGCAAATTCATCAGTAATAGAATCATAGAGAATGTcaacaaatgattttatttgtatgTGACGATACTacaaactagagacgagctcgttgcaaacaACGATTAGGCCTTTCATCGtggctgcgtcatacttgtgacgtaatacaaaaaatgatacctgaccatggtacaatattagaaatataaacactgagtaaaagaaacaaagtacatgtatatattaaaagcaaatacagatctttaaaagttgtctaTAGTTTGATTCGTTgcatgttgttttttgtatgtgcattttattttgagaaactaaTTTAATCATCACAATTGACTTAATATAGacagaatatggacgacgattatattcacacagtgggtatgcccggtatgaagataaaaagaccaaacattttacacGCGTTTTTATCGAatgcaagcgccaatgaatcttttagactaagtatatatgcggagatcctggacaTTTTAAAGGGGTTTTTgtagaataattttgttttacgaGGAGGGGgagcatgcgcggatcagaaacaaaatttccggggGTAGGGGTTGAGggtctgacggttatttgaaTTTGCcaggggatgtccgaggcatatttttgataagtttataatgtacatgtaattgaaagaaattttgcgggggtggggtggggtctggaaccctgAATAAGTAGtttggcgcgagatgaactgtgacgtcacggggtcaacgccgctatatgagaaacaggaatatcgtttgaaaactgtttgttttcttaatatgggaacatttatttttgttgtgttatttccttatcaaccctggatgactaaACATACAATAAttgttgtttgagtttaaacccgtattttatcgaacaGAAATGCTGAATTCGgaaaattgtttgcttcatgaatttagtcaaatgtgtaacacattttgCATATAAATGCACAGCATATGTAgcaaaaatgacaattaatcaaagcactattgttataagaaacatattttgttaatattgtcattctttcgaatgatttttcggtgacattattaactgattaataatattgataatacatatttcgtaaaaggtaacgctaggttatttttcttataaggcataaaattacaattgatgtcgcccgattattcaataatattgatatcggaccaataaccatcaaaatagtatgcattctttCACAAACAAACACGGAattataaacggatcaaggcgaaagtccaaaAGTAAATGGCTTCATGATTAAGTCTGTCttgtaatcttttaaaaatacgaaaatgggatttcattttacatttatttacatcctttgtcaaaatattCAAGTTTAATAAGATTTTATTATGATTCCTTGTCAGTAGAATAATTTAATCTATATAGAGTTAAAGCGTTAAATTGCTGACCATAGCGCTCAAAAAAATGttgcactttattaaataagaaattaagaccaacgtaattacttccgaaacaattacttgatcacataaaaaTAAGGTTTAAATTtgctgaattgtaaatttgatCATTATTTAAGTGATAAGATAAGTAAGAATAAAGGCATTTGTTTCGAACATTAGTTTACTTTTTGATAGTCTCATGCATGATTCTTAAtcactgattgacggactatacacatgtattagctttcgaatgcttgattttacacagtctgattcatttttctatatttttttagaagCATGGTAGAAAGTTGAGACATGTGGGAAATTGGTGGTTAGAGGAAGCATTGAAAAGAGTGAGTGAGGAGAAGAGTGGGGTGAGTTAGAGAGTCGGATTATGAAGTGAGTTAGTAAGGGGAATACAATTGGATGAGATAAAAAGTCGGATAATGGGGTGAACTTGAGAGGGGACGAATAGTAGGGAGGCGTTAATGAATCCTGCTTGACCGAGTTACGAAGGTGATACCTATACagcaaaatgttttattaataagATGGTATAGAGAACCTACCAATATTAATGAGGATAAAAacacattattataaaaaacttTCATCGCTTTAGAGTTTTCtaattttgcatattaaaaaaataagtttaaagattttttggaagagtaaattttataaaagtccCAGAGGGATTCAGACTCACTACTTACAGCTTCGTGGTTTActctctaacccattgcgctacactgttaggtaacaatttttaaaaagagaaacatTAGACATACACGcttaattttattgttcattttcaTGATTTCGATAGGATGTACGTCACTATATGGAGGTTTCTCATACAAGCTTAAGCTTTTAAAAGGTCTGCAGTTTTACAGGACAGGGGGGAGGAAAGCAAAATATGCCTGATACGAGAAGTGTTTAGATTTGATAcatgttttttgtttcattttatcatttttaggtAACATGGACCATTGTgatttttatgtgtaaattgtagaaataaagaaaacaatttgaGTCATGTACAACATCAACATTGTATATACCTATGGAAGAGATGTGGTGTTGCTCATTTCTAGCAAAATTTCGaaattaaataatgcattgcaatgcattgccataatatatataatcaatacaCAAAACATCAATTCAAATAATAAATGGGCAGTTTGtttcagtattttaaaaaacaaaatcaatagaTGTGTTTAGATATATATTCGCTCAGTAGAGAGGTGTATATTTCACTCTCCAAGTAGACTGtcgttttaaacttttaaaaatttatgaagATATGTGGAAGATTAAAAACGGTTTGAGCTTTTTGCTTTACCtgaatgtacaatttttttgtatttattgtatCCACGGAAAAGCATTCATAAGATGTCAGGACCTTGATGAAAACTTAAGGGCCGAGTTACCGTTATTTGACCTCTTCTTGAGCAGTAAACTTTTGTGTGGAACAAAGTGTACAGAACAAGGCTATATGTTCGTATAACAATCATTCCTTTTAGTTGTGCAAAATATCTGCCCAAATGGAATTGGGTTCGTCATCCTTAACCCATTAAAGATATGTCATCAGGAAAAGAAACTTGCTAATAAAGAGGTTTCCTTTACTCTTGTTAATGATTACCATGGttacaaatttaacaaaatttatagaaaaacaTATCCTATGGAAAAGAGTCTACAATTAACTAAAGTTCAAAATCTACAAGAACACAAAATACCCACTAAGTCTGtgaaatatttataatcaatataaagttCCCCAATAAATATTTGCATGTCAAATActgggtatatattttttacaagttCCTTCTTTCAAACTTAGACAAGTGTAATTAGACATCATTGTTACgaaaataaatattacttaCATTAAGTGTGTCTCATtgttgtgttttaatttttgatgaaGTTCCATTTCAAATTACAAGGTATCTAAAATGGAATGTTCAGAAATTAATTCTACATGTATCAAACACTATCCTCAACATTTGCAATTTCATATCACAAGCACACATACATTTAaaactcagagagagagagagagagagagagagagagagagagagagagagagagagagagagagagacagacagacagacagacagacagacagagagagacaaagacagagagagggagagaacAAACAACTACATCTTCATGTACAACACATTTGTACAACCTAATGACCAACACAAACACCCCCCCCttgaaatattcaatattaACCCCCTCGCCCAAAATTAATCCATTGTTCCAAAAGTATGAATAGATAAATACAGAGAAATATCTACTTTAAATGATTACagataatttcattcaataatatgattatgataaacaaagatAGGTTTTATGGATTAAGTACTAAGCAACATTGTAGGCTTTCACATGTCAGTTAAGTGTGCTTACGTACATCTACATAGTCACATGCATGAcaaattatttatgctttaatgCCGTACTGTgactgtcagaatttcctcgtaaacgattcaaaCAAGTCTGAAGAATATATCCCTCCTTATACAAATACGAAGTAGTGTTCCCTGTACATGTTGAGGTGCTTCACTGTGGATTGAATGTGCATATGAACGTACAACATGCATGGCGAACAAATACACAATTTCTCTTCTGCGTTTCGGCATTCATAGCTCTGTTTTTCCCACAAAGCCGTTCGTCACTGTTTATGTTTGGGGTTACAGACAGGGAGGCCCCGACAGGAAATGCTCTGCGTGGACACATAGCACGTTTAAATAAGTAGTTGTATATGTTCATtgcatttataaatgatttagaTAACAAAATAAAGCCGTGAAATTTACTCAcaacaataacaataaatgcTACCCCCTGAAACAAcattgttcgcttgtgtgtctatgtagactattaactcgttcatgtacgattctcgcatatttgttttatgaaataacaaataaatatcgCACAAAGCTTGTTTGATTTTATACCaaatgacaaaatttaatttattaattttaaagttatctagttattttgttttcataaatgataaaattgttaGCTATCGGACAAAAAAGTGTATGGACTACTGACCCCTATTAATAgaggccagcccttttttcttaattttatatgaaaactttcgttattcttaacaacttttcttctttatgttttaacaaaatatttttacattaaaagttatgatacaaaaagcaacacaatttcagccccgaaagaAACCTCTAACTTTAACGACAAATTGCGGAAaacttgaaaaagaaatttaccaaaattttcatgctagaaaatttaaatctacaaCACTTCGCTACAATTTCACGAAATTCCATGCACCtgtcatctgtagttcccgagatcaactctggataAAAgacccccaattttcaatttaagGGCAATACTTGTATCTCATAACgaaaagtgaattttaaaaatctgtaaaaaaaaaacctt
This genomic interval carries:
- the LOC128162247 gene encoding uncharacterized protein LOC128162247, whose translation is MDERSGIYRAFSAWNSCTITFVNHGKETQSLLSYWTGSLSLANCQNSCKVDILCSGIGFDTSSSACSKSGRSQGKNARGCITCFFYHKQCGTDCTLKYTDDSVDVTTDPFYTNLTVSSFDHCLDSCTSDYKCLGVGYDSGQCLLSEKNIRVTSTVPCNTCRFSGKFCNSSGSIVVNRTTMPPTISNDVTSQKINASPNDVRSKISLKTTNDVKTKNNNTTLNDDTTQDIKMSLKDITTQDSNTSENSVQAHKSNASSNYVTIQIFNMSSNDAMTNSNSLEIEVTTRNGNTSLNDYITLKRNTSANDGTTQYSKMSSKDVSTQDSNTSLNNVETKSTIVSLNDVTTQNDNTSPNYVTTSSSITSPNGITTRYSNSSLKNAITQNRNTSPSDVTTTDWKTSSKYVTTVFGYTSSKEVPTNDSNTSPIDFTTQERKLASNTGSTKDINTSQIHNTIQGTENSSNDLTTLNTYPSLTDVTVQNGHTSTMHMVQTTQDKSPHASTTPYVDTSPNVRVHNLTTFQLSSTTAINVRESVTTSNEPVSSVSYYVHSTLKSVVENYSTVCTCYCYADANKSTLVDWTTNMRRNLSISKGALSSQTRKLKSASDPRFSSYVIGMSGVLILVSLGVSFLLLDISKILVDIFNRCQPKSSRSKASLV